taattcaattaatcagTGGCCGGATTCTTCATGAGCTGGATCACACGAGAGGTGTAACGACTCAGCAGCCATCCTCAGGTCAGCGAATCCTACGATCAAGTGCTGAAAATTTACCAAGCCTAAACCAGCAACACCAGCATCCACCGCATCCACACGCACTTGAGCTCGGTGATCTTGGCGTATCTCATTACGTCGGATCGCCCATGCCCTTGACACCAATGATGCCTGGATGTCCACCTCTTACACCCAATGGACCACCATATCACTACAGCGAACCAATCCCACCCGCCCCGTCGTCACTGACAACAAGCCAATCTCAATCAGCCTTTCAGCAGAAACTACAGCAGTATCATCATCAACATCAGACACACGTCGACATGACTACTTCTCACCCTCAAACTAGTCTCACGTcccaacaacaacagcagcagcagcagcaaaaGCAACAAGCGCACACACATTTTACAAGCAATCAGTATCAAGAAAGTTATCCACATACACACACGCAGTCTTATCAACAGCCTCTGCAGCAACAAaatcagcagcagcagcagcaaacTCATCAGTCACAGCTGCCTGTTTCGAGTACGTACCTGGGTTCCACTAGTCAGAGTGTCCTGCCCCATTATAGCCAACCCGGTGGTCAGACTGGGCAAACTTTTCTTAATGGAACTCAACAGGTTCGTAAATGTTTTTCGCTGAATccagttaaaataattaaaactttgtaattaattgataactaAATGGTTTTTAGAGTACGAACTATCCAAATTTAACGCTGACATCTCATCCAAATGGAACTTTCACGTCGGGAGTTGTGAGTAGTTATGGTACGACGCATCAGCTGGGTCATCATAATTACTCAGTACCCCAGTCAAATCTTACGCAAACGACACTTTCATCATTACCGCCGTATTCGTCATCGTCTTATCACTCAGCCCTTAGTGTACTCCCAAGTGTATCCCAATCAGTGCTTCCCTACTCAAGCGTTCAAACCAGTTACTCTACAACTGGATCAACTTACTCGACTGTCGGGACCAATGCCTTTGGCACTTCTGGCGTCAGCTCAGGTATATTCAAACTCCCATATGTTACTTTTTTCCAGCGCATCTATTTATTCACATGCTACGTTTACAACATTACAGGATCATCGTCAGGTGGTTTGCTTCAAGCAATAAATGATCCTCTGCAAGCAATGCAGCAGCTGTCAGCGCAATCACAAGCAAATCAGCTCCACCAACAAGCTATTATTAATCAAATCCAACAAAGTTTACGGGCTACATCTCCAACCGCAACCTCCACGACGGGACACCATTTTCTTGGTCCACGTCAGATGCCAAAAATACCAACGGGAATACTGACAAATCCACTGGATCGACTTAccagtgaaaatattttacccgAAGGTCAAGTAGACATGCTTGACATTCCTGGAAAGGGCAGATGTTATGTCTATATAGCGCGTTTTAGCTATGAGCCTTTTCAACACTCGCCTAATGAAAATCCTGAAGCTGAGCTTCCAGTTCAAGGTggtgattatttattagtttggGGACAGCCAGACGATGATGGGTTTCTTGACGCTGAAACACTAGATGGCCGTAGAGGACTCGTACCCGCGAATTTTGTACAAAAACTCGTTGGTGATGATCTCTTGGAATTCCATCAAGCTGTGATGGGACTGCGGGATGTTGATGACGCTGCTTCGACGAATATTCCACAAGTATTTTTTCCCTATTTACTATCACCTATTAGTAATAACTTGCagctataattatttttattgattgcaGTGTTATCTACAAGACATTGACCTAGAGTTAGCGGCACTAGAGGAAGGTAACAGAAATCGTCAAGCAGAACTATCAGCGTACGCGGAACTAGACAATATCGCTGAGGAGGATGAACAAGAACCGCCAGGTTGGTTAAGCTCGAAGTTGTGTCGTCATCAgtggagtaatttttatcaaactaATCTGTCGAACATAAaccatattatatatatttacgtaTATATTTAGACTAGCGACTGACTAGTAGTAACTAGAAGTTAATATTTGTCTTgacgattttataaaattatttggctAAAATCGTCAttgcttataattattaatcacgCGAGTCAAAAGTTTTAGAACTTAGACTCAGAgctttatgtatttttaaaacactTAAAAAGCTGGTTTGTGTTCGCGCTGCATGTTTttcgtttaaaatttaacttaagattatttaaatcaacaaaAGAATGCATTTAAGTCTACcgatgaattttaaaaaataaaaaatagtatgagTCAAAAAAGATTGGCATGGAATGTTGCATAGTTTGACAATTATCTCTTAGCAGTGGATGCTTGAGGCGACGTTTGGATCTGAGCATAGTTTTAATCACAAGGTAATGTACTGATAATTGCACAGTCGTCTCACAATGAGTGGATCGTCACGCAGAGCAACTCAGCATCAGCAAATTTCTATGAAaagaatgataattaaaatgatgataatcataataataatgataattattattattaagtgtTCATCGTTGGTCTGCTGAGTGTGTTGGTTGATATTGAATTTTGGTGGCTCGTTAGGCTCGCTTGACAGTTGTGTATAGCTTAGAGATTTATATCTAGCTACAGCTAGGCTTGTCTTGTCTTTTTCCTCTGAAGAAGTGTACCTGTTTTCGGACCTAGTTCCGGCGCCTCAGCACCTCACCCTCGAGCGGCAACTCAACAAGAGCGTGCTGATTGGATGGACACCGCCGGACAACCAGATCCAGTTGGAGTCTTACCACGTCTACGTCGATGGAGTCCTCAAGGTCACCGTCAAGGCAACCGAGCGGACGAGGGCACTAGTAGAAGGCGTCGACTCAACTCGGGTGTGTATTTATTATGATGATAATCATAATAACATCTCCTGTACATTATCTTCTATAAATATCACGCGCTATTCACTAAGCTGTACATGGTATGtgttaattaatcattttccTTTGATGTTCAGCCCCACCGAATAAGTGTCCGCTCGGTGACACACTCGAGAAGAACATCACGGGACGCGGCCTGCACTATGGTAATTGGAAAGGACGTCGCGATAGGTCCAACGGCGGTCAAAGCGTCCAATGTTACCGCGACCAGCGCCGTGATATCATGGCTCCCGAGCAACAGCAATCATCAGCACGTAGTGTGTGTCAACAATGTTGAAGTAAGGACAGTTAAACCAGGTGTTTATCGTCACACTATTACGGGACTTGCACCATCGACAATTTATCGTGTCACTGTGAAAGCCAAGAATCTTCGTGCCACTCACTTTGAGGACCAAAACGCTCAGTCGGCCAATAATCTTGCCTGTCACGTACACTTCAAGACTCTCTCCAAGGGTCTGCCAGATCCTCCGGTCGATATCCAGGttgagatatattttttttcttacatttttattcatcCCCAAATACATACAACAGTCCATTAGTTATCTTTTTTACtcttcattattatcattaccattattacctttttttattctatacgccgctactgataataatagtaatacgAGTAGTAGTAATAGCAGTAGTAGTAGTGATAGCTGTAGTTGTTCAAGTCAATATATTAATGCTTGTAAAAGTCTattgttcatttttaaaaGCAAACTGGATATGATGATAGTCCATATCAAGGTTTACCAGAATAGAcaatcatataaattcaaattcatttactaaataaaataaccagtgtaaataaaatagttgatGATGCTATTAAATGTgagctattatttattattattatatttttaataatataggTGGAGGCTGGACCGCAGGACGGCACTTTGCTAGTGACCTGGCAGCCTGTTGCCCTAAACGGTTCGGCCGTCACCGGCTACGCGGTTTACGCGGACGGCAAGAAGGTCACAGACGTTGACAGTCCAACGGGTGATCATGCATTAGTTGATATTCACAAATTGATGGGACTTAATCCCAAGGCTATCACGGTGAGAACGAAAAGTAGAGAGAGCCAGTCGAGTGATAGTTGTGCTACGGCGATACCCTGCAGCGTGTTACGCGGTGGACCGCACATGCAATCGGGTATGGATCATTCTGGAGATCCTCAGCAGCAGGGTTACATGGGTATGGGTGGTGGCCGAATAGGCCAGAGATTCCCCGGTGCGCCTGTGCCGGCTCACATGAGACGTCAGGGTGTCACGAGAGTCGATGCTCACGGTCAGGTTATTATTGAGACTGATGAGAATCTTTCGGATAAAGAAATTTATCCGGGACAAAGTATTTCACAAATGGGTAAGCCTTTCATTGTGTACTATacgttatttttatcaacagttattgatttttatttaatttcattttattttgtacttATTCTGGGGTTTTAGGCATTCCGGAGATCACAAAAGACTCAGCGAGCGAAGCGAATTACAGTGAAGAAGACGATCCTACGCGAAGAGGTAGAGGAATGCAACAGCATCCTGGACATCACAGATACGGCCCTCAAGGAGGACAACAAGGCCCACCAGGCACTCATAGACCGGTACCTGGTAGAGCAGGCCGCGGTCCTGATCAATATTATGACCAACAAGGTAATTTGTTTGTCtgttaattgatttttcttcACATCTATAATTATCCTCGTTGTCCAGGAGCTCAGAGAGGTAGAGGACCAGTTTATCGAGGTGGCCGAGGCGGCCAAGTCCAAGTTGGCCCTCATCATCCTGACGCTCAGCAAAACAAAAGGCCTCGCTGGTTCGTCGCACTCTACGACTACGACCCTCCTACCATGTCGCCTAATCCTGACGCTTGTGAAATCGAACTGCCCTTCTCCGAAGGTGATACCATAAAGGTAATATCATCTCTTCACAATATCATCTTCGGATAACACTTGacgttattaaataaattattaaaattaattttttctcggcCAGGTTTACGGTGATAAAGACGACGACGGCTTTTACTGGGGTGAATGTCGCGGTAGACGTGGTTTTGTGCCTCACAATATGGTAGAAGAATTAAAAAACCCACCTCCGGGTGCTCAGGGACCAGGACAACCTGGCAGAAGAGGCCAGAATGACAGGTGGGGTGATATATATACCAATATGCCAGTCAGGAAAATGATTGCTCTCTACGACTATGATCCACAAGTTCTCTCGCCTAATGTCGACGCCGaggtaatttattgttaaccCTCTTACGGACCCTTCCCTTCTTATCCTCGACTTATAACTTTATTTctaacgttaaaaaaatatttacaaataattattatagcaAGTTGAGTTACGTTTTCAAACGGGCAATGAAATATACGTTTACGGTGACATGGATGACGACGGTTTTTACATGGGTGAGCTGGACGGTGTACGTGGTTTAGTACCAAGTAATTTCCTAGCAGAAGCCGGTCCAAATAAAGGACAACCTCCACAACCCGGGCGACGACCTCCGGGACAAGGTCAAGGACCCGGTGCTCGGGGACCGCCTCCACCACCCCGAGAACCACCACCTCCAGGACATCGACGTAATAAAGGTAACATTTACCCGCGATTCACACCCCTCAGTACCACGACTTAGAGAGCGTACGTAGAATTTATAAACTCCCAcgcgtttattttatttattttttaaattttaactctGCGTCATGTCAGCTTGTTAA
This genomic interval from Microplitis mediator isolate UGA2020A chromosome 2, iyMicMedi2.1, whole genome shotgun sequence contains the following:
- the LOC130678783 gene encoding RIMS-binding protein 3-like isoform X4 — protein: MQDPVLESILEQMRETEARRADLERQHADAQNQLREKLAGRYQGPESVEALQSKIRELEKKTELQMVRHEELSLELTSLRRARSRGPGSTATSSITGTTWPPSGSEIDRMIAKIEQDTRYGRILHELDHTRGVTTQQPSSGQRILRSSAENLPSLNQQHQHPPHPHALELGDLGVSHYVGSPMPLTPMMPGCPPLTPNGPPYHYSEPIPPAPSSLTTSQSQSAFQQKLQQYHHQHQTHVDMTTSHPQTSLTSQQQQQQQQQKQQAHTHFTSNQYQESYPHTHTQSYQQPLQQQNQQQQQQTHQSQLPVSSTYLGSTSQSVLPHYSQPGGQTGQTFLNGTQQSTNYPNLTLTSHPNGTFTSGVVSSYGTTHQLGHHNYSVPQSNLTQTTLSSLPPYSSSSYHSALSVLPSVSQSVLPYSSVQTSYSTTGSTYSTVGTNAFGTSGVSSGSSSGGLLQAINDPLQAMQQLSAQSQANQLHQQAIINQIQQSLRATSPTATSTTGHHFLGPRQMPKIPTGILTNPLDRLTSENILPEGQVDMLDIPGKGRCYVYIARFSYEPFQHSPNENPEAELPVQGGDYLLVWGQPDDDGFLDAETLDGRRGLVPANFVQKLVGDDLLEFHQAVMGLRDVDDAASTNIPQCYLQDIDLELAALEEGNRNRQAELSAYAELDNIAEEDEQEPPEVYLFSDLVPAPQHLTLERQLNKSVLIGWTPPDNQIQLESYHVYVDGVLKVTVKATERTRALVEGVDSTRPHRISVRSVTHSRRTSRDAACTMVIGKDVAIGPTAVKASNVTATSAVISWLPSNSNHQHVVCVNNVEVRTVKPGVYRHTITGLAPSTIYRVTVKAKNLRATHFEDQNAQSANNLACHVHFKTLSKGLPDPPVDIQVEAGPQDGTLLVTWQPVALNGSAVTGYAVYADGKKVTDVDSPTGDHALVDIHKLMGLNPKAITVRTKSRESQSSDSCATAIPCSVLRGGPHMQSGMDHSGDPQQQGYMGMGGGRIGQRFPGAPVPAHMRRQGVTRVDAHGQVIIETDENLSDKEIYPGQSISQMGIPEITKDSASEANYSEEDDPTRRGRGMQQHPGHHRYGPQGGQQGPPGTHRPVPGRAGRGPDQYYDQQGAQRGRGPVYRGGRGGQVQVGPHHPDAQQNKRPRWFVALYDYDPPTMSPNPDACEIELPFSEGDTIKVYGDKDDDGFYWGECRGRRGFVPHNMVEELKNPPPGAQGPGQPGRRGQNDRWGDIYTNMPVRKMIALYDYDPQVLSPNVDAEQVELRFQTGNEIYVYGDMDDDGFYMGELDGVRGLVPSNFLAEAGPNKGQPPQPGRRPPGQGQGPGARGPPPPPREPPPPGHRRNKDACIVPVSVPVCHLDSRQQQPQQHQQQQLQQQQQHQQQQQQNNPPHLAYQQANHHSYTTVTTSNQHGGQGVGVMAHQQGAVPPHLQQQGRGRGAANRVGGSNMPGGLQQAQQFQQQQDYQQQHQQQQQQQQQQQPNQQGYNQQNPNYQQQQQQPGPQGYQQQNYQQQPQQQGGQQQYQQNQGPSMQGPQSSKPMRGIPAVIPTAQKPLDQQQQQQQQQQPSTGPNLMQKFTEMAGASAGGDILSKGKELIFMKFGLGK
- the LOC130678783 gene encoding RIMS-binding protein 3-like isoform X5, producing MSFGTSYTYKMYKCCGVGGGGSTLPQAVQHLGTGAAIAASGRAIMQDPVLESILEQMRETEARRADLERQHADAQNQLREKLAGRYQGPESVEALQSKIRELEKKTELQMVRHEELSLELTSLRRARSRGPGSTATSSITGTTWPPSGSEIDRMIAKIEQDTRYGRILHELDHTRGVTTQQPSSGQRILRSSAENLPSLNQQHQHPPHPHALELGDLGVSHYVGSPMPLTPMMPGCPPLTPNGPPYHYSEPIPPAPSSLTTSQSQSAFQQKLQQYHHQHQTHVDMTTSHPQTSLTSQQQQQQQQQKQQAHTHFTSNQYQESYPHTHTQSYQQPLQQQNQQQQQQTHQSQLPVSSTYLGSTSQSVLPHYSQPGGQTGQTFLNGTQQSTNYPNLTLTSHPNGTFTSGVVSSYGTTHQLGHHNYSVPQSNLTQTTLSSLPPYSSSSYHSALSVLPSVSQSVLPYSSVQTSYSTTGSTYSTVGTNAFGTSGVSSGSSSGGLLQAINDPLQAMQQLSAQSQANQLHQQAIINQIQQSLRATSPTATSTTGHHFLGPRQMPKIPTGILTNPLDRLTSENILPEGQVDMLDIPGKGRCYVYIARFSYEPFQHSPNENPEAELPVQGGDYLLVWGQPDDDGFLDAETLDGRRGLVPANFVQKLVGDDLLEFHQAVMGLRDVDDAASTNIPQCYLQDIDLELAALEEGNRNRQAELSAYAELDNIAEEDEQEPPEVYLFSDLVPAPQHLTLERQLNKSVLIGWTPPDNQIQLESYHVYVDGVLKVTVKATERTRALVEGVDSTRPHRISVRSVTHSRRTSRDAACTMVIGKDVAIGPTAVKASNVTATSAVISWLPSNSNHQHVVCVNNVEVRTVKPGVYRHTITGLAPSTIYRVTVKAKNLRATHFEDQNAQSANNLACHVHFKTLSKGLPDPPVDIQVEAGPQDGTLLVTWQPVALNGSAVTGYAVYADGKKVTDVDSPTGDHALVDIHKLMGLNPKAITVRTKSRESQSSDSCATAIPCSVLRGGPHMQSGMDHSGDPQQQGYMGMGGGRIGQRFPGAPVPAHMRRQGVTRVDAHGQVIIETDENLSDKEIYPGQSISQMGIPEITKDSASEANYSEEDDPTRRGRGMQQHPGHHRYGPQGGQQGPPGTHRPVPGRAGRGPDQYYDQQGAQRGRGPVYRGGRGGQVQVGPHHPDAQQNKRPRWFVALYDYDPPTMSPNPDACEIELPFSEGDTIKVYGDKDDDGFYWGECRGRRGFVPHNMVEELKNPPPGAQGPGQPGRRGQNDRWGDIYTNMPVRKMIALYDYDPQVLSPNVDAEQVELRFQTGNEIYVYGDMDDDGFYMGELDGVRGLVPSNFLAEAGPNKGQPPQPGRRPPGQGQGPGARGPPPPPREPPPPGHRRNKGEGERRSQSGRW
- the LOC130678783 gene encoding RIMS-binding protein 3-like isoform X1, with amino-acid sequence MSFGTSYTYKMYKCCGVGGGGSTLPQAVQHLGTGAAIAASGRAIMQDPVLESILEQMRETEARRADLERQHADAQNQLREKLAGRYQGPESVEALQSKIRELEKKTELQMVRHEELSLELTSLRRARSRGPGSTATSSITGTTWPPSGSEIDRMIAKIEQDTRYGRILHELDHTRGVTTQQPSSGQRILRSSAENLPSLNQQHQHPPHPHALELGDLGVSHYVGSPMPLTPMMPGCPPLTPNGPPYHYSEPIPPAPSSLTTSQSQSAFQQKLQQYHHQHQTHVDMTTSHPQTSLTSQQQQQQQQQKQQAHTHFTSNQYQESYPHTHTQSYQQPLQQQNQQQQQQTHQSQLPVSSTYLGSTSQSVLPHYSQPGGQTGQTFLNGTQQSTNYPNLTLTSHPNGTFTSGVVSSYGTTHQLGHHNYSVPQSNLTQTTLSSLPPYSSSSYHSALSVLPSVSQSVLPYSSVQTSYSTTGSTYSTVGTNAFGTSGVSSGSSSGGLLQAINDPLQAMQQLSAQSQANQLHQQAIINQIQQSLRATSPTATSTTGHHFLGPRQMPKIPTGILTNPLDRLTSENILPEGQVDMLDIPGKGRCYVYIARFSYEPFQHSPNENPEAELPVQGGDYLLVWGQPDDDGFLDAETLDGRRGLVPANFVQKLVGDDLLEFHQAVMGLRDVDDAASTNIPQCYLQDIDLELAALEEGNRNRQAELSAYAELDNIAEEDEQEPPEVYLFSDLVPAPQHLTLERQLNKSVLIGWTPPDNQIQLESYHVYVDGVLKVTVKATERTRALVEGVDSTRPHRISVRSVTHSRRTSRDAACTMVIGKDVAIGPTAVKASNVTATSAVISWLPSNSNHQHVVCVNNVEVRTVKPGVYRHTITGLAPSTIYRVTVKAKNLRATHFEDQNAQSANNLACHVHFKTLSKGLPDPPVDIQVEAGPQDGTLLVTWQPVALNGSAVTGYAVYADGKKVTDVDSPTGDHALVDIHKLMGLNPKAITVRTKSRESQSSDSCATAIPCSVLRGGPHMQSGMDHSGDPQQQGYMGMGGGRIGQRFPGAPVPAHMRRQGVTRVDAHGQVIIETDENLSDKEIYPGQSISQMGIPEITKDSASEANYSEEDDPTRRGRGMQQHPGHHRYGPQGGQQGPPGTHRPVPGRAGRGPDQYYDQQGAQRGRGPVYRGGRGGQVQVGPHHPDAQQNKRPRWFVALYDYDPPTMSPNPDACEIELPFSEGDTIKVYGDKDDDGFYWGECRGRRGFVPHNMVEELKNPPPGAQGPGQPGRRGQNDRWGDIYTNMPVRKMIALYDYDPQVLSPNVDAEQVELRFQTGNEIYVYGDMDDDGFYMGELDGVRGLVPSNFLAEAGPNKGQPPQPGRRPPGQGQGPGARGPPPPPREPPPPGHRRNKDACIVPVSVPVCHLDSRQQQPQQHQQQQLQQQQQHQQQQQQNNPPHLAYQQANHHSYTTVTTSNQHGGQGVGVMAHQQGAVPPHLQQQGRGRGAANRVGGSNMPGGLQQAQQFQQQQDYQQQHQQQQQQQQQQQPNQQGYNQQNPNYQQQQQQPGPQGYQQQNYQQQPQQQGGQQQYQQNQGPSMQGPQSSKPMRGIPAVIPTAQKPLDQQQQQQQQQQPSTGPNLMQKFTEMAGASAGGDILSKGKELIFMKFGLGK
- the LOC130678783 gene encoding RIMS-binding protein 3-like isoform X2; the encoded protein is MSFGTSYTYKMYKCCGVGGGGSTLPQAVQHLGTGAAIAASGRAIMQDPVLESILEQMRETEARRADLERQHADAQNQLREKLAGRYQGPESVEALQSKIRELEKKTELQMVRHEELSLELTSLRRARSRGPGSTATSSITGTTWPPSGSEIDRMIAKIEQDTSGRILHELDHTRGVTTQQPSSGQRILRSSAENLPSLNQQHQHPPHPHALELGDLGVSHYVGSPMPLTPMMPGCPPLTPNGPPYHYSEPIPPAPSSLTTSQSQSAFQQKLQQYHHQHQTHVDMTTSHPQTSLTSQQQQQQQQQKQQAHTHFTSNQYQESYPHTHTQSYQQPLQQQNQQQQQQTHQSQLPVSSTYLGSTSQSVLPHYSQPGGQTGQTFLNGTQQSTNYPNLTLTSHPNGTFTSGVVSSYGTTHQLGHHNYSVPQSNLTQTTLSSLPPYSSSSYHSALSVLPSVSQSVLPYSSVQTSYSTTGSTYSTVGTNAFGTSGVSSGSSSGGLLQAINDPLQAMQQLSAQSQANQLHQQAIINQIQQSLRATSPTATSTTGHHFLGPRQMPKIPTGILTNPLDRLTSENILPEGQVDMLDIPGKGRCYVYIARFSYEPFQHSPNENPEAELPVQGGDYLLVWGQPDDDGFLDAETLDGRRGLVPANFVQKLVGDDLLEFHQAVMGLRDVDDAASTNIPQCYLQDIDLELAALEEGNRNRQAELSAYAELDNIAEEDEQEPPEVYLFSDLVPAPQHLTLERQLNKSVLIGWTPPDNQIQLESYHVYVDGVLKVTVKATERTRALVEGVDSTRPHRISVRSVTHSRRTSRDAACTMVIGKDVAIGPTAVKASNVTATSAVISWLPSNSNHQHVVCVNNVEVRTVKPGVYRHTITGLAPSTIYRVTVKAKNLRATHFEDQNAQSANNLACHVHFKTLSKGLPDPPVDIQVEAGPQDGTLLVTWQPVALNGSAVTGYAVYADGKKVTDVDSPTGDHALVDIHKLMGLNPKAITVRTKSRESQSSDSCATAIPCSVLRGGPHMQSGMDHSGDPQQQGYMGMGGGRIGQRFPGAPVPAHMRRQGVTRVDAHGQVIIETDENLSDKEIYPGQSISQMGIPEITKDSASEANYSEEDDPTRRGRGMQQHPGHHRYGPQGGQQGPPGTHRPVPGRAGRGPDQYYDQQGAQRGRGPVYRGGRGGQVQVGPHHPDAQQNKRPRWFVALYDYDPPTMSPNPDACEIELPFSEGDTIKVYGDKDDDGFYWGECRGRRGFVPHNMVEELKNPPPGAQGPGQPGRRGQNDRWGDIYTNMPVRKMIALYDYDPQVLSPNVDAEQVELRFQTGNEIYVYGDMDDDGFYMGELDGVRGLVPSNFLAEAGPNKGQPPQPGRRPPGQGQGPGARGPPPPPREPPPPGHRRNKDACIVPVSVPVCHLDSRQQQPQQHQQQQLQQQQQHQQQQQQNNPPHLAYQQANHHSYTTVTTSNQHGGQGVGVMAHQQGAVPPHLQQQGRGRGAANRVGGSNMPGGLQQAQQFQQQQDYQQQHQQQQQQQQQQQPNQQGYNQQNPNYQQQQQQPGPQGYQQQNYQQQPQQQGGQQQYQQNQGPSMQGPQSSKPMRGIPAVIPTAQKPLDQQQQQQQQQQPSTGPNLMQKFTEMAGASAGGDILSKGKELIFMKFGLGK
- the LOC130678783 gene encoding RIMS-binding protein 3-like isoform X3 — protein: MSFGTSYTYKMYKCCGVGGGGSTLPQAVQHLGTGAAIAASGRAIMQDPVLESILEQMRETEARRADLERQHADAQNQLREKLAGRYQGPESVEALQSKIRELEKKTELQMVRHEELSLELTSLRRARSRGPGSTATSSITGTTWPPSGSEIDRMIAKIEQDTRYGRILHELDHTRGVTTQQPSSGQRILRSSAENLPSLNQQHQHPPHPHALELGDLGVSHYVGSPMPLTPMMPGCPPLTPNGPPYHYSEPIPPAPSSLTTSQSQSAFQQKLQQYHHQHQTHVDMTTSHPQTSLTSQQQQQQQQQKQQAHTHFTSNQYQESYPHTHTQSYQQPLQQQNQQQQQQTHQSQLPVSSTYLGSTSQSVLPHYSQPGGQTGQTFLNGTQQSTNYPNLTLTSHPNGTFTSGVVSSYGTTHQLGHHNYSVPQSNLTQTTLSSLPPYSSSSYHSALSVLPSVSQSVLPYSSVQTSYSTTGSTYSTVGTNAFGTSGVSSGSSSGGLLQAINDPLQAMQQLSAQSQANQLHQQAIINQIQQSLRATSPTATSTTGHHFLGPRQMPKIPTGILTNPLDRLTSENILPEGQVDMLDIPGKGRCYVYIARFSYEPFQHSPNENPEAELPVQGGDYLLVWGQPDDDGFLDAETLDGRRGLVPANFVQKLVGDDLLEFHQAVMGLRDVDDAASTNIPQCYLQDIDLELAALEEGNRNRQAELSAYAELDNIAEEDEQEPPVPAPQHLTLERQLNKSVLIGWTPPDNQIQLESYHVYVDGVLKVTVKATERTRALVEGVDSTRPHRISVRSVTHSRRTSRDAACTMVIGKDVAIGPTAVKASNVTATSAVISWLPSNSNHQHVVCVNNVEVRTVKPGVYRHTITGLAPSTIYRVTVKAKNLRATHFEDQNAQSANNLACHVHFKTLSKGLPDPPVDIQVEAGPQDGTLLVTWQPVALNGSAVTGYAVYADGKKVTDVDSPTGDHALVDIHKLMGLNPKAITVRTKSRESQSSDSCATAIPCSVLRGGPHMQSGMDHSGDPQQQGYMGMGGGRIGQRFPGAPVPAHMRRQGVTRVDAHGQVIIETDENLSDKEIYPGQSISQMGIPEITKDSASEANYSEEDDPTRRGRGMQQHPGHHRYGPQGGQQGPPGTHRPVPGRAGRGPDQYYDQQGAQRGRGPVYRGGRGGQVQVGPHHPDAQQNKRPRWFVALYDYDPPTMSPNPDACEIELPFSEGDTIKVYGDKDDDGFYWGECRGRRGFVPHNMVEELKNPPPGAQGPGQPGRRGQNDRWGDIYTNMPVRKMIALYDYDPQVLSPNVDAEQVELRFQTGNEIYVYGDMDDDGFYMGELDGVRGLVPSNFLAEAGPNKGQPPQPGRRPPGQGQGPGARGPPPPPREPPPPGHRRNKDACIVPVSVPVCHLDSRQQQPQQHQQQQLQQQQQHQQQQQQNNPPHLAYQQANHHSYTTVTTSNQHGGQGVGVMAHQQGAVPPHLQQQGRGRGAANRVGGSNMPGGLQQAQQFQQQQDYQQQHQQQQQQQQQQQPNQQGYNQQNPNYQQQQQQPGPQGYQQQNYQQQPQQQGGQQQYQQNQGPSMQGPQSSKPMRGIPAVIPTAQKPLDQQQQQQQQQQPSTGPNLMQKFTEMAGASAGGDILSKGKELIFMKFGLGK